A region of Lichenibacterium dinghuense DNA encodes the following proteins:
- a CDS encoding sugar ABC transporter substrate-binding protein, whose protein sequence is MKALLLAGVMTLVLSPLAAQDLKPLNSDSEPDRIDWSQLAAKFGPFPKMPAGTKAGGVSKTLTNEYWRLLGQGYEAFGKAAGVPVTYQAAQSEGDQLGQLSIAENMITQGYSVLLLSPQTDANLQPALDEAKAAGIPVVNVNDAVIPQAAHYVGNVQRDNGVRVARWFIANRPAGGKVAVIEGQAGVYAAVQRTDGFKATLAKDGSKFQVVASVPGNWDRQLSYDDATTILQQHPDLVGFYCNNDTMALGVVEAVKAAGLLGKVAVFGTDGISDAYVSIRAGELTGTVDSFPVLTGEIAMEAALRIVAKENLPRVVATPQALITKDNVERYKGQGVDERKVLIEDAAASK, encoded by the coding sequence ATGAAAGCGCTTCTGCTCGCCGGCGTCATGACGCTGGTCCTGTCCCCGCTCGCCGCCCAGGACCTCAAGCCCCTCAACTCCGACAGCGAGCCCGACCGGATCGACTGGTCGCAGCTCGCCGCCAAGTTCGGGCCCTTCCCGAAGATGCCGGCCGGCACGAAGGCCGGCGGCGTGTCGAAGACGCTCACCAACGAATACTGGCGCTTGCTCGGCCAGGGCTACGAGGCCTTCGGCAAGGCCGCCGGCGTGCCGGTCACCTACCAGGCGGCGCAGAGCGAGGGCGACCAGCTCGGCCAGCTGTCGATCGCCGAGAACATGATCACGCAGGGCTACAGCGTCCTGCTCCTGTCGCCCCAGACCGACGCCAACCTCCAGCCCGCGCTCGACGAGGCCAAGGCGGCCGGCATCCCGGTCGTCAACGTCAACGACGCCGTGATCCCGCAGGCGGCCCACTACGTCGGCAACGTCCAGCGCGACAACGGCGTGCGCGTGGCCCGCTGGTTCATCGCCAACCGGCCGGCCGGCGGCAAGGTCGCCGTGATCGAGGGCCAGGCCGGCGTCTACGCGGCCGTGCAGCGCACCGACGGCTTCAAGGCGACGCTCGCCAAGGACGGCTCCAAGTTCCAGGTGGTGGCCAGCGTGCCCGGCAACTGGGACCGCCAGCTCTCCTACGACGACGCCACCACCATCCTGCAGCAGCACCCCGACCTCGTCGGCTTCTACTGCAACAACGACACGATGGCGCTCGGCGTGGTCGAGGCCGTGAAGGCCGCCGGCCTGCTCGGCAAGGTCGCGGTGTTCGGCACCGACGGCATCTCGGACGCCTACGTGTCGATCCGCGCCGGCGAGCTCACCGGCACGGTGGACAGCTTCCCCGTGCTCACCGGCGAGATCGCCATGGAGGCGGCGCTGCGCATCGTCGCCAAGGAGAACCTGCCCCGCGTCGTGGCGACCCCGCAGGCGCTGATCACCAAGGACAACGTCGAGCGCTACAAGGGCCAGGGCGTCGACGAGCGCAAGGTCCTGATCGAGGACGCCGCCGCCTCGAAGTGA
- a CDS encoding aldose 1-epimerase family protein: MADGRAETVEIGTPQLRAEVALHGAELVRLRDEAGRDLLWDGDPAYWTGRAPILFPIVGRLKGDRLMVDGVAHPMRQHGIARTSDFRLMAHDGASCRLHLTADDATRHAYPFDFALDLDYRVEGATLTIAGTVRNAGAIPMPASFGFHPAFRRPLPYGADPVVTFAEEEPGPIAAVAGGLLSDEPRPSPVEGRTLALTPHLFDDDALIFLSPRSRSVRYGTPGGRGLTVDFADMPQLGIWSKPGAPFLCIEPWSGHASPAGFDGDVTEKPGMALLAPGERRTFAMRVTLDAP; the protein is encoded by the coding sequence ATGGCTGACGGCAGGGCTGAGACGGTCGAGATCGGCACACCGCAGCTCCGGGCCGAGGTCGCCCTGCACGGGGCCGAGCTCGTGCGGCTGCGGGACGAGGCGGGCCGCGACCTGCTGTGGGACGGCGACCCGGCCTACTGGACCGGGCGGGCGCCGATCCTGTTCCCGATCGTCGGCCGGCTGAAGGGCGACCGCCTGATGGTGGACGGCGTCGCCCACCCCATGCGCCAGCACGGCATCGCCCGCACCTCCGATTTCCGCCTGATGGCGCACGACGGCGCGTCCTGCCGGCTGCACCTCACCGCTGACGACGCCACCCGCCACGCCTATCCGTTCGACTTCGCGCTCGACCTCGACTACCGGGTCGAGGGCGCGACCCTGACCATCGCCGGCACGGTGCGGAACGCCGGCGCCATCCCCATGCCGGCGTCCTTCGGCTTCCACCCGGCCTTCCGCCGCCCCCTGCCCTACGGGGCCGACCCCGTCGTCACCTTCGCCGAGGAGGAGCCCGGGCCGATCGCCGCCGTCGCGGGCGGCCTCCTGTCCGACGAGCCCCGGCCCTCGCCGGTGGAGGGCCGGACGCTCGCCCTCACGCCCCACCTGTTCGACGACGACGCGCTGATCTTCCTCAGCCCCCGCAGCCGCTCGGTGCGCTACGGCACGCCGGGCGGGCGCGGCCTCACGGTCGACTTCGCCGACATGCCGCAGCTCGGCATCTGGTCGAAGCCCGGCGCGCCCTTCCTGTGCATCGAGCCCTGGTCGGGCCACGCCAGCCCGGCCGGCTTCGACGGCGACGTGACGGAGAAGCCCGGCATGGCGCTGCTGGCGCCCGGCGAGCGCCGGACCTTCGCGATGCGGGTGACGCTGGACGCCCCATGA
- a CDS encoding aminotransferase — MRINPLVAATAPPPVPAAALWRAAYDGRHGPLVDLAQAVPGVPPPDALLQRMAAAAGDPAHAGYGPITGEPALRAALAADVSALYGAAVAPDEVAITSGCNEAFAVAMMAVAGRGEEAIVPTPWYFSHKMALDIQGIVAVPLFCRAADGFVPSVAAARALIGPATRAIVLVSPNNPTGAIYPPEVLAGFLALAREAGIALVLDETYRDFLPGGARPHGLFRDPNWRDALIHLYSFSKSYAVPGHRLGAAVAGRPLLAEVAKVLDCVTICPPRAAQAAVAWAVEGTRGWRTGTRDAVARRAALFAAAVAAAPGWSVSAIGAYFAYVRHPLGGSAEAAAERLCAEAGLLALPGSFFGPGQEDHLRFAYPNLGDDAVAGLAERLAILGGAR; from the coding sequence TTGAGAATCAACCCGCTCGTCGCCGCCACGGCGCCCCCGCCCGTCCCCGCGGCGGCGCTCTGGCGGGCCGCCTACGACGGCCGGCACGGCCCGCTCGTCGACCTCGCCCAGGCGGTGCCGGGCGTGCCGCCGCCGGACGCGCTGCTCCAGCGCATGGCCGCCGCCGCGGGCGACCCGGCCCACGCCGGCTACGGGCCGATCACAGGCGAGCCGGCCCTGCGCGCCGCCCTCGCGGCCGACGTGTCGGCGCTCTACGGCGCCGCGGTCGCGCCCGACGAGGTCGCGATCACTTCGGGCTGCAACGAGGCCTTCGCGGTCGCCATGATGGCGGTGGCGGGGCGGGGCGAGGAGGCGATCGTGCCGACGCCCTGGTACTTCAGCCACAAGATGGCGCTCGACATCCAGGGCATCGTGGCGGTGCCGCTGTTCTGCCGCGCCGCCGACGGCTTCGTGCCCTCGGTCGCGGCCGCGCGGGCGCTGATCGGCCCCGCCACGCGCGCCATCGTGCTCGTGTCGCCCAACAACCCCACCGGCGCCATCTACCCGCCGGAGGTTCTGGCCGGCTTCCTGGCGCTGGCGCGGGAGGCCGGCATCGCGCTGGTGCTGGACGAGACCTACCGCGACTTCCTGCCCGGCGGCGCGCGCCCGCACGGCCTGTTCCGCGACCCGAACTGGCGGGACGCGCTGATCCACCTCTACTCCTTCTCGAAGAGCTACGCCGTGCCGGGCCACCGGCTCGGCGCCGCCGTGGCGGGCCGCCCGCTGCTGGCCGAGGTCGCCAAGGTGCTCGACTGCGTCACCATCTGCCCGCCCCGCGCCGCGCAGGCGGCTGTCGCCTGGGCGGTGGAGGGCACGCGCGGCTGGCGCACCGGCACGCGGGACGCCGTCGCGCGCCGCGCGGCGCTCTTCGCCGCGGCGGTCGCGGCGGCGCCGGGCTGGTCGGTGTCGGCGATCGGCGCCTATTTCGCCTACGTGCGCCACCCGCTCGGCGGCTCGGCCGAGGCCGCGGCGGAGCGGCTCTGCGCCGAGGCGGGCCTGCTGGCGCTGCCCGGCTCCTTCTTCGGCCCCGGCCAGGAGGACCACCTGCGCTTCGCCTATCCCAACCTCGGCGACGACGCCGTGGCGGGCCTGGCGGAGCGCCTCGCGATCCTCGGAGGAGCCCGATGA
- a CDS encoding MurR/RpiR family transcriptional regulator — protein sequence MTDVTDPKSVGPRIRMMMPNLTPLEARVVDTVFGRRDFSDATALKDVAEDAGVSEAMVVKIAKKLGFAGYRDFRANVAEYVRLPIAEMHEELSPDDTAGEIIQKVFRASTQALEETLAIADVEAFERAAGLIHAARRRDLYGVGGSAQIARDVSHKMLRIGVRATVFDDAHMMAMSAGLLGQDDLAIGFSHSGATLIVLDALQLARRNGARTIAVTNYLGSPIAEAADVVLCSTARGSPLLGENAAARVAQLTMLDAIFVLVAQRDYATAERNLTRTQDAVRGKRKN from the coding sequence ATGACGGACGTGACGGATCCGAAGTCGGTCGGTCCGCGGATCCGGATGATGATGCCGAACCTGACCCCGCTCGAGGCGCGGGTCGTCGACACCGTGTTCGGCCGCCGCGACTTCAGCGACGCGACGGCCCTGAAGGACGTGGCGGAGGACGCCGGCGTGTCCGAGGCCATGGTGGTGAAGATCGCCAAGAAGCTGGGCTTCGCGGGCTACCGCGACTTCCGCGCCAACGTCGCCGAATACGTCCGCCTGCCCATCGCCGAGATGCACGAGGAGCTGTCGCCGGACGACACGGCGGGCGAGATCATCCAGAAGGTGTTCCGCGCCTCGACGCAGGCGCTGGAGGAGACGCTGGCGATCGCCGACGTCGAGGCCTTCGAGCGCGCCGCCGGCCTGATCCACGCCGCGCGGCGGCGCGACCTCTACGGCGTCGGCGGCTCGGCCCAGATTGCGCGGGACGTGTCGCACAAGATGCTGCGCATCGGCGTGCGCGCCACCGTCTTCGACGACGCCCACATGATGGCGATGTCGGCGGGCCTGCTCGGCCAGGACGACCTCGCGATCGGCTTCTCGCACAGCGGCGCGACGCTGATCGTGCTCGACGCGCTCCAGCTCGCGCGCCGCAACGGTGCGAGGACGATCGCGGTGACCAACTACCTCGGCTCGCCGATCGCCGAGGCGGCCGACGTCGTGCTGTGCTCGACGGCGCGCGGCTCGCCGCTGCTCGGCGAGAACGCGGCCGCCCGCGTCGCCCAGCTCACCATGCTGGATGCGATCTTCGTGCTCGTGGCCCAGCGCGACTATGCCACCGCGGAGCGCAACCTGACGCGAACCCAGGACGCCGTGCGGGGCAAGAGGAAGAACTGA
- a CDS encoding histone deacetylase family protein has translation MRAFHHPDQVLHAPQQYMRFGRLAPVRDLPARTERLLGALARRGVAVEPPPALGTGPALAVHTPAYLRFLETAWARWEALPDRGPEVWPNTFPYWSGRPGEAARPDCPATGLIGQAGWYLGDLSVPMGPDTWTSALRSNETAAAAADALVAGERSAYALCRPSGHHARADRASGFCYLNNTAVAARRLGTRFARVAIVDVDAHHGDGTQQIFYTSADVLTVSIHADPSDYYPFYTGYAAEAGHGAGEGFNLNLPLPHGSGGDAMAAALDAAAERVRGFGAEALVVALGFDAHRDDPIGVLKLDAADFHAVGRRLAALGLPTLVVQEGGYALDAIGPCLDAFLEGFSA, from the coding sequence ATGCGCGCCTTCCACCACCCCGACCAAGTTCTGCACGCGCCGCAGCAGTACATGCGCTTCGGCCGCCTCGCCCCCGTGCGCGACCTGCCGGCCCGCACCGAGCGGCTGCTCGGCGCCCTGGCCCGGCGCGGCGTCGCGGTCGAGCCCCCGCCGGCGCTGGGCACCGGCCCGGCGCTCGCGGTCCACACGCCCGCCTACCTGCGCTTCCTCGAGACCGCCTGGGCGCGTTGGGAAGCCCTGCCGGACCGCGGCCCCGAGGTCTGGCCCAACACCTTCCCGTATTGGAGCGGGCGGCCCGGCGAGGCGGCGCGTCCGGACTGCCCGGCGACGGGGCTGATCGGCCAGGCCGGCTGGTACCTCGGCGACCTGTCGGTGCCCATGGGGCCGGACACCTGGACCTCGGCCCTGCGCTCGAACGAGACGGCCGCCGCGGCGGCCGACGCCCTGGTGGCCGGCGAGCGCTCCGCCTACGCGCTGTGCCGCCCTTCCGGCCACCACGCCCGCGCCGACCGCGCCTCGGGCTTCTGCTACCTCAACAACACGGCGGTGGCGGCGCGGCGGCTCGGAACCCGCTTCGCCCGCGTGGCGATCGTCGACGTCGACGCCCACCACGGCGACGGCACGCAGCAGATCTTCTACACGAGCGCGGACGTGCTCACCGTCTCGATCCACGCGGACCCGAGCGACTACTACCCGTTCTACACCGGCTACGCCGCCGAGGCGGGCCACGGCGCCGGCGAGGGCTTCAACCTGAACCTGCCGCTGCCGCACGGCTCCGGCGGCGACGCCATGGCGGCGGCGCTCGACGCGGCGGCCGAGCGGGTGCGCGGCTTCGGCGCCGAGGCTCTGGTGGTGGCGCTCGGCTTCGACGCCCACCGCGACGACCCGATCGGCGTGCTGAAGCTCGACGCCGCGGATTTCCACGCGGTCGGGCGGCGGCTCGCCGCGCTCGGCCTGCCCACGCTCGTCGTGCAGGAGGGCGGCTACGCGCTCGACGCCATCGGGCCCTGCCTCGACGCCTTTCTGGAGGGCTTCTCCGCTTGA
- a CDS encoding CHRD domain-containing protein, with translation MRSSMLLAAAAFAALALPAAAETVNYKATILPSSEVPPVTNSQGQGELAATYDTASKLLSYGVTYSGLTGPATAAHFHGPAPVGKNAPVMVPINGDLASPIKGSATLTDEQAKALTDGDMYFNIHTAANKAGEMRGQVLKAN, from the coding sequence ATGCGCTCTTCAATGCTTCTGGCTGCCGCGGCCTTCGCCGCCCTCGCGCTCCCCGCGGCGGCCGAGACGGTGAACTACAAGGCCACCATCCTGCCCTCCAGCGAGGTGCCCCCGGTCACCAACAGCCAGGGCCAGGGCGAGCTCGCCGCCACCTACGACACCGCCTCCAAGCTGCTGAGCTACGGCGTCACCTATTCGGGCCTGACCGGCCCCGCCACGGCGGCGCATTTCCACGGCCCCGCGCCCGTCGGCAAGAACGCCCCCGTGATGGTGCCGATCAATGGCGACCTCGCCAGCCCGATCAAGGGCAGCGCCACGCTCACGGACGAGCAGGCCAAGGCCCTCACCGACGGCGACATGTACTTCAACATTCACACCGCGGCCAACAAGGCCGGCGAGATGCGCGGGCAGGTCCTCAAGGCGAACTGA
- a CDS encoding sugar phosphate isomerase/epimerase family protein, translated as MQSTPPRFATRLNSFASKPDAYWPAGHGKPTPLQMAERAATAEGLTDVDLNYPDHLGPDARATGQAIRDLGLSVNGLAMRYYSNPAFKIGAFTNPDPAVRREAIDLTKRGIDAAREAGSNLMTIWLGQDGFDYAFQADYAAVWAQEVEGIREVAAHDPECLISIEYKPNEPRSYSLMPDCATTLLALKEVGMPNTGVTLDFAHVLYADEQPAFAAALIARHSRLLGVHLNDGYAKRDDGLMVGAVHSVQTIELLREVKRSGFDGPIYFDTFPDLTGLDPVRECEANIATVGRMLRVVERLDADNRLSAAIALQDAVSTQTIVRDVMFGP; from the coding sequence GTGCAGTCCACCCCGCCGCGCTTCGCGACGCGCTTGAATTCCTTCGCGTCCAAGCCCGACGCGTACTGGCCTGCGGGCCACGGCAAGCCGACGCCGCTCCAGATGGCGGAGCGCGCCGCCACCGCGGAAGGCCTGACCGACGTGGACCTCAACTACCCGGACCACCTCGGGCCCGACGCGCGGGCGACCGGGCAGGCGATCCGCGACCTCGGCCTGTCGGTCAACGGCCTCGCGATGCGCTACTACTCGAACCCCGCCTTCAAGATCGGTGCCTTCACCAACCCCGACCCGGCGGTGCGGCGCGAGGCCATCGACCTCACCAAGCGCGGCATCGACGCCGCCCGCGAGGCGGGCTCGAACCTGATGACGATCTGGCTCGGCCAGGACGGCTTCGACTACGCGTTCCAGGCCGACTACGCCGCGGTCTGGGCTCAGGAGGTCGAGGGCATCCGCGAGGTTGCGGCGCACGACCCGGAGTGCCTGATCAGCATCGAGTACAAGCCCAACGAGCCGCGCTCCTACTCGCTCATGCCCGACTGCGCCACGACGCTGCTGGCGCTCAAGGAGGTCGGGATGCCGAACACCGGCGTGACGCTCGACTTCGCCCACGTGCTCTACGCCGACGAGCAGCCCGCCTTCGCGGCGGCCCTCATCGCCCGGCACAGCCGCCTGCTCGGCGTCCACCTCAACGACGGCTACGCCAAGCGCGACGACGGGCTGATGGTGGGCGCGGTCCACTCGGTCCAGACCATCGAACTCCTGCGCGAGGTGAAGCGCTCCGGCTTCGACGGGCCGATCTACTTCGACACCTTCCCCGACCTCACCGGCCTCGACCCCGTGCGGGAATGCGAGGCCAACATCGCCACCGTCGGCCGGATGCTCCGCGTCGTCGAGCGGCTCGACGCCGACAACCGCCTGTCCGCCGCCATCGCGCTGCAGGACGCCGTCTCGACGCAGACCATCGTGCGGGACGTGATGTTCGGGCCCTGA
- a CDS encoding gamma-glutamyl-gamma-aminobutyrate hydrolase family protein, which translates to MARAVIGIIGNGHVVENRYPAQLAARANMKAVAEVAGALPLMFAGTPDITDLAALMGAVDGVLLTGARANVHPTRFGAEHHPSHEPYDQERDSLALPLIEACVAAGLPVFGICRGFQEFNVAFGGSLHPEIRDLPGRMNHRMPRLENGEIHPDLEVIFADRHDVDLVPGGAFAELFGRNRIRVNSLHGQGLDGVGGRVVVEGVAEDGTAEAIRIRDAAGFALGVQWHAEYDPQTNPVNRALFEAFGDAAARYRRGRA; encoded by the coding sequence ATGGCCAGGGCCGTCATCGGGATCATCGGCAACGGCCACGTGGTCGAGAACCGCTACCCCGCGCAGCTCGCCGCGCGCGCCAACATGAAGGCGGTGGCGGAGGTGGCCGGCGCGCTGCCGCTGATGTTCGCCGGCACGCCCGACATCACCGACCTCGCGGCCCTGATGGGGGCGGTCGACGGCGTTCTGCTCACGGGCGCCCGCGCCAACGTCCACCCGACCCGCTTCGGCGCGGAGCACCACCCCAGCCACGAGCCCTACGACCAGGAGCGGGACTCGCTGGCGCTGCCGCTGATCGAGGCCTGCGTGGCGGCGGGCCTGCCGGTGTTCGGCATCTGCCGCGGCTTCCAGGAGTTCAACGTCGCCTTCGGCGGCTCGCTCCACCCCGAGATCCGCGACCTGCCCGGCCGCATGAACCACCGCATGCCGCGGCTGGAGAACGGGGAGATCCACCCGGATCTGGAGGTCATCTTCGCCGACCGGCACGACGTCGACCTCGTTCCCGGCGGCGCCTTCGCCGAACTGTTCGGGCGAAACCGCATCCGGGTCAACTCGCTGCACGGTCAGGGGCTCGACGGCGTCGGCGGACGCGTCGTCGTCGAGGGCGTGGCCGAGGACGGCACGGCCGAGGCGATCCGCATCCGGGACGCCGCCGGCTTCGCGCTCGGCGTCCAGTGGCACGCGGAATACGATCCGCAGACCAACCCGGTGAACCGCGCGCTGTTCGAGGCCTTCGGGGACGCCGCGGCGCGCTACCGGCGCGGGCGAGCTTGA
- a CDS encoding mandelate racemase/muconate lactonizing enzyme family protein — protein sequence MKITAIETLRTAEFANVLWVRVHTDAGVVGLGETFYVAGAVEAHLHDTLAGRLLGKDPLHIEALHREMLNLPMAQASTGVEYRAASAVDIALWDAFGKVCGQPVHQMLGGLCRPRQRIYNTCAGYGYVRSNDIKPVSTWNFDESAGPFEDLNGFMTRADALAESLLEQGITAMKIWPFDPAAIANDGVHITVDELKAALDPFERIRRAVGDRIEIMVEMHSLWNLPMAKRIARWLEPYAPTWLEDPIRMNSPQALAELARSTPTWICASETLGSRFPYKDMLDRDAMSVVMADLCWTGGLTEGRKIAALADTYHRPFAPHDCVGPVGFVAGIHASFSQPNTLIQESVRAFYTGWYRELVTVMPTIADGHVLPMEGPGLGTELQPAVFARSDLSVRRSEL from the coding sequence ATGAAGATCACCGCGATCGAGACGCTGCGCACGGCCGAGTTCGCCAACGTGCTGTGGGTGCGCGTGCACACCGACGCCGGCGTGGTCGGCCTCGGCGAAACCTTCTACGTCGCCGGGGCCGTCGAGGCCCACCTCCACGACACGCTGGCGGGCCGGCTCCTGGGCAAGGACCCGCTCCACATCGAGGCCCTGCACCGCGAGATGCTGAACCTGCCGATGGCGCAGGCGAGCACCGGCGTCGAATACCGCGCGGCCTCGGCGGTCGACATCGCGCTCTGGGACGCCTTCGGCAAGGTGTGCGGCCAGCCCGTGCACCAGATGCTCGGCGGCCTGTGCCGGCCGCGCCAGCGCATCTACAACACCTGCGCGGGCTACGGCTACGTGCGCTCGAACGACATCAAGCCGGTCTCCACCTGGAACTTCGACGAGTCCGCCGGGCCCTTCGAGGACCTCAACGGCTTCATGACCCGCGCCGACGCCCTCGCCGAGAGCCTGCTGGAGCAGGGCATCACGGCCATGAAGATCTGGCCCTTCGATCCGGCCGCCATCGCCAACGACGGCGTGCACATCACGGTCGACGAGCTGAAGGCCGCGCTCGACCCCTTCGAGAGGATCCGCCGCGCGGTCGGCGACCGCATCGAGATCATGGTCGAGATGCATTCGCTGTGGAACCTGCCCATGGCGAAGAGGATCGCCCGCTGGCTCGAGCCCTACGCGCCGACTTGGCTGGAGGACCCGATCCGCATGAACTCGCCGCAGGCGCTGGCGGAGCTGGCGCGCTCCACCCCCACCTGGATCTGCGCCAGCGAGACGCTCGGCTCGCGCTTCCCCTACAAGGACATGCTGGACCGGGACGCGATGAGCGTCGTGATGGCGGACCTGTGCTGGACCGGCGGCCTGACCGAGGGGCGCAAGATCGCGGCCCTGGCCGACACCTACCACCGCCCCTTCGCGCCGCACGACTGCGTGGGGCCGGTCGGCTTCGTCGCCGGCATCCACGCCTCCTTCTCGCAGCCCAACACGCTGATCCAGGAAAGCGTGCGCGCCTTCTACACGGGCTGGTACAGGGAGCTCGTGACGGTGATGCCGACGATCGCGGACGGCCACGTGCTGCCGATGGAAGGGCCGGGGCTCGGCACGGAGCTTCAGCCGGCCGTGTTCGCGCGGTCCGACCTGTCCGTGCGGCGCTCGGAGCTGTGA
- a CDS encoding SDR family oxidoreductase, with protein sequence MAGLFDLSGRTALVTGSSRGLGRAMAEGLAEAGAALVLNGADAGRLAATAAALRAAGHTVHEAPFDVTDEAAVVAAFGRLDAEGIAVDVLVNNAGIQFRRPMVELDTADWRRVIDTNLTSAFVVGREAARRMIPRGAGKVVNIGSLTSAAARATVAPYTVAKGGIKMLTQAMTAEWARHGIQANAIGPGYMLTDMNQALVDDPAFNDWVVGRTPAQRWGRPEELVGAAVFLASRASDYVNGQIIYVDGGMLAVL encoded by the coding sequence GTGGCCGGATTGTTCGATCTTTCCGGGCGCACCGCGCTCGTCACCGGCTCCTCGCGCGGGCTCGGCCGCGCCATGGCCGAGGGGCTGGCCGAGGCCGGCGCCGCGCTGGTGCTCAACGGCGCCGACGCGGGGCGCCTCGCCGCGACCGCTGCGGCGCTGCGGGCCGCCGGCCACACGGTGCACGAGGCGCCCTTCGACGTGACCGACGAGGCCGCCGTGGTGGCGGCCTTCGGGCGGCTCGACGCCGAGGGGATCGCCGTCGACGTGCTGGTCAACAACGCCGGCATCCAGTTCCGCCGGCCCATGGTCGAGCTCGACACCGCCGACTGGCGCCGCGTGATCGACACCAACCTGACGAGCGCCTTCGTGGTCGGGCGCGAGGCGGCGCGACGCATGATCCCGCGCGGGGCCGGCAAGGTCGTCAACATCGGCTCGCTGACCAGCGCGGCGGCGCGCGCCACGGTGGCGCCCTACACGGTGGCCAAGGGCGGCATCAAGATGCTGACGCAGGCCATGACGGCCGAATGGGCGCGCCACGGCATCCAGGCCAACGCCATCGGGCCCGGCTACATGCTGACCGACATGAACCAGGCGCTGGTCGACGACCCCGCCTTCAACGATTGGGTGGTGGGCCGCACGCCGGCGCAGCGCTGGGGCCGGCCCGAGGAGCTGGTCGGCGCCGCGGTGTTCCTGGCCTCGCGCGCCTCCGACTACGTCAACGGCCAGATCATCTACGTGGACGGGGGGATGCTGGCGGTGCTGTGA